A single genomic interval of Eleutherodactylus coqui strain aEleCoq1 chromosome 3, aEleCoq1.hap1, whole genome shotgun sequence harbors:
- the LOC136621134 gene encoding mitochondrial ribosome and complex I assembly factor AltMIEF1 → MAGWSRQAVLTLYRALLRQGRKLEFTDRDYYASYVRREFRKNQSLTKEEDKKRQLEKGQFFLRTKLGGLV, encoded by the coding sequence ATGGCAGGCTGGTCTCGTCAGGCAGTTTTGACTCTGTACCGTGCCCTCCTTCGCCAAGGGCGCAAACTAGAGTTCACCGATCGTGACTACTACGCTTCTTATGTACGCAGAGAATTTCGAAAAAATCAGAGCCTTACAAAGGAAGAAGACAAAAAGAGACAGCTGGAAAAAGGACAGTTCTTCTTGAGGACCAAACTGGGGGGGTTGGTGTAA